The Candidatus Neomarinimicrobiota bacterium genome includes a window with the following:
- the pgsW gene encoding poly-gamma-glutamate system protein, whose translation MFRPAIQRVEVLVVMAVLSLLVFYTASSLTVKTQEPAHAEKIAAAERMKRAMQILKDDRLEEAIFMDDVNDPNETGLIGRQFTYLTTDEGDLNAKISVLDPNLAAMMIDYLIRAGVKQGDTVAVTLTGSMPGGNLAVLSALEEMKITPIIITSVGASQWGANVEDFTWLDMETLLYEAGEISFRTRAASLGGGSDIGRRLSPRGRALIQKAIARNGVDSLESKDLEDAIQLRMDRFATILPIKAYKAFLNVGGGAAVLGDAAYARLLQPGLTTRMRFESMRNGGVMAKFGREGVPIIHVLNIKRMFAEFDYPYAATPTPEIGVGSFYASEHYNLYTTALALIILLAMLVIVGLSSKRKIKHHLEKYEPDSYV comes from the coding sequence TGGTGTTTTACACCGCGAGCTCCCTGACTGTCAAGACACAAGAACCAGCCCACGCTGAAAAGATAGCTGCAGCTGAGCGAATGAAGCGAGCCATGCAGATATTGAAAGATGATCGTCTGGAAGAAGCAATCTTTATGGATGATGTAAATGATCCTAACGAAACCGGACTGATCGGACGACAATTCACTTATCTCACAACAGACGAGGGTGACTTGAATGCTAAGATTTCAGTTCTGGATCCCAATCTTGCAGCAATGATGATCGATTATTTGATTCGGGCTGGAGTTAAGCAAGGCGATACAGTAGCTGTCACCCTGACTGGCTCCATGCCAGGTGGTAATCTGGCTGTTTTATCCGCTTTGGAGGAAATGAAGATCACGCCGATCATTATAACCTCAGTGGGGGCTTCACAATGGGGTGCCAATGTTGAAGATTTTACCTGGCTGGATATGGAGACTCTGCTTTATGAGGCAGGCGAAATATCTTTTAGAACCAGAGCAGCTAGTCTGGGGGGTGGTTCAGATATTGGTCGCCGATTGAGCCCCAGAGGTCGTGCACTGATCCAGAAAGCGATTGCCAGAAATGGAGTTGATTCACTCGAGAGTAAGGATCTTGAAGATGCCATTCAACTCAGAATGGATCGTTTTGCCACTATCCTGCCGATTAAAGCTTACAAAGCTTTTCTCAATGTGGGTGGAGGAGCAGCTGTCCTGGGGGATGCCGCTTATGCCAGATTGCTCCAACCAGGTCTGACGACCCGGATGCGGTTTGAATCTATGCGCAATGGCGGGGTCATGGCTAAGTTTGGTCGTGAGGGTGTTCCAATCATTCACGTTCTTAATATTAAGCGTATGTTTGCCGAATTTGACTATCCTTATGCTGCCACTCCGACGCCGGAAATTGGAGTAGGTTCCTTTTATGCCAGTGAACACTACAATCTATATACGACAGCATTAGCCCTCATCATCCTTTTAGCCATGCTGGTCATCGTTGGGTTGAGTAGTAAACGTAAGATCAAACATCATCTGGAAAAGTATGAGCCGGATTCGTATGTTTAA